From one Plasmodium yoelii strain 17X genome assembly, chromosome: 12 genomic stretch:
- a CDS encoding PIR protein, which translates to MTINNCNEFKNLWNYFHDESNDSGEYHFKDLVFKTYCPDLKCNNDIDKINAGCLWIFNAFFGKISISLNNVSYKDAVVCIMMWLSYRLSLNTFDDITTLNDFYSKHIEKNEKYAVNKMHNQKFKGYKDIIDQIKEYMDIDVSHMSKFYELLKLLCSMDTAYTRNDSSDFSKYVKKFVEEYEKLLDDDNNTDGSPYNKVLLVLSNYYYNFEKLRVPSKTQMERPSLRIEKRGKKVELKDSEEIRTTELSTETDRSSIETTTTMSNTTLSGSSVVNKLVIVLSIFSAILIFFGIAYKYSLFGFRKRSQKQKLKEKIKT; encoded by the exons ATGACAATTAATAAT TGTAATGAGTTTAAAAATTTGTGGAATTATTTTCACGATGAATCGAACGATTCTGGAGAATATCATTTTAAAGATCTAGTATTCAAGACATACTGCCCTGATTTGAAGTGCAATAACGATATCGATAAGATTAATGCTGGTTGTCTATGGATATTTAATGCTTTTTTCGGTAAAATTAGTATTTCACTTAATAATGTCAGTTATAAGGATGCGGTTGTATGTATTATGATGTGGTTAAGTTATAGATTAAGCCTAAATACATTTGATGACATCACCACATTAAACGATTTTTATTCTAAgcatatagaaaaaaacgaGAAGTACGCTGTGAATAAAATGCATAATCAAAAATTTAAAGGTTATAAGGATATCATAGATCAAATAAAGGAATATATGGATATTGATGTTAGTCatatgtctaaattttatgaattacttaaattattatgcaGTATGGATACTGCTTATACGAGAAATGATAGTAGcgatttttcaaaatatgttAAGAAATTTGTTGAAGAGTATGAAAAACTCcttgatgatgataataatactgACGGCAGTCCATACAATAAAGTATTACTTGTTTTAtccaattattattataattttgaaaaactCAGAGTTCCTAGTAAAACACAAATGGAACGTCCTTCATTACGAATAGAAAAAAGAGGTAAAAAAGTTGAACTAAAAGATTCTGAAGAAATTAGAACAACTGAATTGTCGACTGAAACAGATAGATCAAGTATTGAAACAACAACCACAATGTCTAACACTACATTATCAGGATCATCAGTAGTAAACAAATTAGTcatagttttatcgatattttcTGCAATACTAATTTTCTTTGGAAttgcttataag tattcgttatttggatttcggaaacgatctcaaaaacaaaaattaaaagaaaagataaaaacataa
- a CDS encoding PIR protein, translating into MNDTLCGHFDLLGKCLPDELGNRATVELSTIKNYKNYCPSENCDTDLEKITIGFLWLLEQYFTEYPIKGNNEYNTEPFFIYIILWLSNKLKQNKGHNTTTINDFYTNHVKNNNKYNKFIKEAYTISGIEEFINKQKDLFNINIENLSKFYDASKLICSMYGNFATNINKDSLLNNANEFVIKYQELDGDSNNTSDSSRKQILSALSTDYGTLRSKRNDITFLPEITAKISALRSGYTLSSSSIGNRLFTVLSIFGAIAFFLGISYKYSLFGFRKRFQKQKLREKIKNIKKRMNH; encoded by the exons ATGAATGATACTCTA tgTGGACACTTTGATTTATTGGGGAAGTGTTTACCCGATGAATTAGGAAACCGCGCAACAGTCGAACTTAGTACtattaaaaattacaaaaattacTGCCCTAGTGAAAACTGCGATACTGATCTTGAAAAAATTACGATTGGATTTTTGTGGTTACTTGAACAATATTTTACTGAATACCCAATTAAAggtaataatgaatataatacagaaccattttttatatatattattttatggttaagtAACAAATTAAAGCAAAACAAAGGGCACAATACCACCACAATAAacgatttttatactaatcatgtaaaaaataataataaatataataaatttataaaagaagCCTATACAATTTCAGGTATTGAGGAAttcataaataaacaaaaagatttgtttaatattaatattgaaaatctgtctaaattttatgatgcatctAAATTAATATGTAGTATGTATGGTAATTTTGCAACGAATATAAATAAGGATTCACTGTTAAATAATGCGAATGAATTTGTTATAAAATATCAAGAACTTGATGGAGATTCTAATAATACTAGTGACAGTTCACGTAAACAAATATTGTCTGCtttatcaactgattatGGTACTTTAAGAAGTAAACGTAATGATATTACATTTCTTCCAGAGATAACAGCAAAAATTTCTGCACTAAGATCTGGATATACAttatcaagttcgtcgataggaAACAGATtatttacagttttatcgatatttggtgcaatagcattttttttaggaatttcttataag tattcgttatttggatttcggaaacgatttcaaaaacaaaaattaagagaaaaaataaaaaatataaagaagagaatgaatcattaa